Sequence from the Pontibacter pudoricolor genome:
TAGTTGAGTCCCGGATCAGGACTCCAATAAAAGCTTTGACCGTATCACTTTTACCTTCGGGATTATTATAGTATATATTGCCAAGCACTCCCTGAATTTTGCCCTCCCCTACCAGTTTCGCAGCTTTCTGATAGGCCTCCCCGAATGCTTTGTCCTTTATGGTGCCCTCAAACGGTTGCCCGGCAAACAGCAGCGGCTCCGATGTCGTTACCAGCACTTTTGGCTCGCTGAATCCGCCAACGTAGGCATAGATACCCACCATAACAGCCATAATAACCCCGATAGCTACTAAAAATTTTCTGCTCATATGTTGATCATGTTCTTGTACTGCATCTGGTATAGCTGGGCGTAGTAACCGTTGTGCCGCAGCAGTTCTTCGTGGTTACCCACTTCTTTTATCTCACCCCTATCCAGTACTATAATTTTGTCTGCTTTCTGGATGGTGCTCAGGCGGTGTGCAATAACAATGGAGGTACGGCCGTGCATCAGCTGATCGATTGCATACTGTATCAGTTCTTCAGTTTCGGAGTCTACGCTGGAGGTGGCCTCGTCTAAAATGATGATCTCCGGATTATACACCATGGCGCGTACAAATGAGATAAGCTGGCGCTGGCCTACCGATAAGGTGGCGCCACGTTCCATTACCTGGTAGTGCAGTCCGCCTGGCAGGCGTTCTATAAATTTACGGGCACCCACCAGGTCGGCGGCGCGCCACATCTGCTCTTCGGTAATGGTTTTGTTACCCAGGCTAATGTTGTCGGCTATAGTTCCGGAGAACAGGAACACATCCTGCAGTACAACGCCAATATGGTGGCGCAACACGCTCAGGTCGTATTCTTTTATGTCGTGGCCATCCACTATAATATGGCCTTTGTTGATCTCGTAAAAACGGTTGAGCAGGTTTATAATGGATGTTTTACCGGCACCGGTCGCTCCTACAAAGGCTACAGTCTCGCCGGCTTTTACATTAAACGAAATATCGCGCAGCACCCATTCTTCGTCGTTATAGGCAAACCACACATTCTCGAAACGCACGTTGCCTTTTATCTTTTCCGGCGTATAGGTACCGTTGTCGGCAATCATCTCTTTGCTGTCCAGCAATTTCATCAGGCGCTCGGTGCTTACCACACCCAGCTGCAAGGTATTAAAGCGGTCGGCGATCATGCGTATCGGCCTAAAGAACATCTGGATGTAAAGAATAAAAGCCATCAGCGTTCCCAGCGATGTCTCGTCGTTAATAACGCCATGCGCGCCATACCATACCAGCAAACCCAGGCCAGCGGCACCAATAATTTCAGCTACCGGAAAGTAAATGCTATAGTATAACACAGACCTCACGTTGGCGCGGGTATGTTCTTTGTTGATCTCCCGGAACTTCTCCATTTCGCGCTTCTCGTTGTTAAAGATCTGCACAATGCTCATGCCTGTAATATGCTCCTGCACAAACGAGTTAAGGCGCGCCACAGCTGTTCGCACTTCCTGGAACGTTTCTTTTATCTTCTCTTTAAAGATGTAAGTACTGATGAGCATGATCGGGAAAGTGGAAAGGCTGACAAGGGCCAGTTCCCAATCGATGTAAAACATAAAGCCAACTATAAATACCAGCTGCAGGATATCGCCGATCATAGCAGCCAGGCCTTCGCTGAACACATCAGACAGGGTTTCCACATCCGATACATTTCGGGTTACCAGGGTACCGATTGGTGTGCGGTCAAAGAATTTAAGGCGAAGATCTAAGATGTGGCGGTATAGTTTGATGCGGATATCGCGCACCACATGCTGCCCCAGCCAGCCGGCAAAGTAGGTATGCAAGTACTGAACTATAGCATGCACCACCAGCAGCACACCCAGTATCACGAACATCTTGTTCAGGCCTTGCCAATCGCCCTGCAATATCTCGTTATCAACGGTATACTGTATCAGGAAGGGGCGAACGGCGGCCAGTATAGCAGAGGCAAAAGTCAGGAATACGATAAAGTAGAAAATACGCACGTGTGGCTTCACGAACTCAAAGAGCCGCTTCAGCACGTCTGCATCGAATACCCTGCCTGTATTTTTAGGTTTGTCTTCCAAAATCCGCGATAATAAAACGTATAAATGTGGGCTCCTATGGCCTCCGCTGTGTAGTTGCAGGCATTTATACTTAACCGATCGCAAAGGTAAGTGTTTTTAACGGACTAAAACGGCCGTTTTTTGCAGCGATAAGCACAGCGGAACGCTATTGTTTTACAACCTTTACGTGCTGCACCTGTGTGGCGGTTATCAGGCGGACAAAGTAAATTCCGGGTTTAAGGGCCGCCGTATTGATTTCTGATTCGAAGTACTCCAGCTTATTTCCCTCACCCTGCTGCAGTATTGTTGCCAGCTGGCCTTTTGCATCCAGCAGTTCCAGTTTATAGTTGCCGGCGGTTGGCAGCGCAAACTCCAGGGTGGTAGCAGCGCTGAAAGGATTCGGATAAGCTATCAGCCGGATGTCCTCATCAACAACCTCAGTTGGTATAAGCGGGTCGCAGGCGCCCAGGTAGCAACCGTGGTCCAGGTGCTCCTGCACTTTGCTTTTGGCTACACATATTGTCTGCCCGTTGTGGCAAACCAGCACTTTCTCGTTGTTATCGCCGCAGCTGGCATCAGTCACTTTCAAGTATAGTTCCTGCACGGCCAGGCCGCCGTTGTGGTGCCATTTATCTTCCGCTATCAGCTTTACAGTGTATTCGCCTTCGTCGGCTATAGTTGGGGTTCCGGAAAGTGTGGCATTGCCATTCCCGTTATCTACTAAAGTCAGCCAGTTGGGTAGTTGGTCAGCAAATATTTCCAGGCGGTCGCCATAGTTCAAATCATCATCCTGCGCCTTAATTTCATACCTATAAGCATAACCTGCCGCCAACGGATACTCTGTAGGAGCTGATGTAAAAACCGGGGGTGTGTTCACAACTATGTTAAAGCTGTGTACCTGTTCGTCGTTATGGGTATCCCGGGCTTTTACGGTTATGGCATTCACTCCCCAGTTCTTTACTTCCGGCGTCCAGGTTACCTGCATGTTTACCGGGTTTGCAGCTATAGTTGGTAATTTGGCTACACCATCCGGAAGTCCTTTTATTTCTACCAGTTGTACCTTGTCGGTTATGTCAGGGTCTGATGCCTGCACTTTAAAATCTATCGTTTGTCCCGGACTTACGAATGTGTAACTCTTGGCAAGTGGTGTAGGCGGCACATCAAATTTAGGCTTGTAGCTCACCTGTATGGTTACCGATGTGGTGGTTTGCACGCCTTTCAGATCCTGGGCTATAAAGTTGATGACATGTACACCCAGGTTTGTAGCAGCTGGCGTCCAGGAGAAGGTGCTTTGCACGGGGTTGCTGGTAGCTGGCAGGGCCGGGTTAAGCGCAGCACCGGCCGGCACGCCGGTAGCCTGCAGCATCACCTTGTCATTGGCATCTGCATCGTGGGCTCTGACTATAAAATTCACGTTCTGGCCAGGCGATACCTGGAAAACTGCCTGGTTAGCCGGCGTTACACTATAATCAAAAACCGGTGGCGTAGACTGCTCTGTAATTTTGACAACGAAGTCTGTGGTTACGCTGGCGCCCCTGCTATCCGTTACTGTAATACCGGCATTGTACATATCGCCCGCCAGCTTGCCTATAGTGTTAAAAGAGATCGTTCCGGTTGTTGTATTTACACTTAAGCCCTCCGGATTGTTGCCGCCGCCCATTTCCTGCCGGTTTGCCAGCCTGAAGGTTAGCGCATCGCCATCGGGGTCTGTTACCGGCATCTTAAAAGATGCATTGGCTTTGCTGTGTGGCAGGTTAACTATAGCCGGAAGCGTAGTTACCGGGGCGCTGTTGCCGTTGCCTATGGTTACCGTGGTCTGTAAATTCCAGTTGCCATCAGCATTATTTTTAAGGGAGCTCACGCGGCAGCAGCCGGTAAAGTAGGCTGTATAGTTGCCTGCCGAACTATAGGTTTTGGTAATGATCGCCTCGCCGTACATCCAGTCATCTGTTTCGCTAACGGCCGTAACCTGCAACGGAATTGCAGTAGCTGTTCCATCTCCGAAAAAGAAATCTCCCGGGTTAACTACCTGTCCTTTCTCGGCATAAAACGCCGTGTAGCGCCACGACTGGCTTACTTTAAACTCGACAGTATTGCCACTTACCCAGCGCCAGCTAACATTACCATACCGGAAGTGCGATGCCTGTGCGGCTGTAACAGTAAACAAAAAGAAAACGATAAGAAAGGATTTGCCTGCACCATGCGCCGCTATCAGGCGCACAAGCGATTTTAAAATACGGATTGCAGTTTCAGGGTGTAAAGGTGCCTGCATGTATTCGATATTAGGGTTACGGAATTGGGTCGCGGTAGTAAAAAGTACAAGTGAGGTGGCAGAAAAAAGTAATAGGAGAAATTTTACTTGAGTAAGCTTGTATACTTTAGTAAATAGCCTCCGTATGATGCATTTAAACTTGCCGGAACACGCACATATATAATTTTACTTATATACCACAACGATAACCCTGCTGATTGGTTTCAACTTTTTATAAAAATCATCATATTAAATATATGATTAATTGAATACTTAAAAGCAAAAGAGCCGCAACTATAAAGCTGCGGCTCTTTTGTTTGTTAGTAGACTCTTGTTATCTATACATAATTACTTACACTAACCGGCACCTTTTCAAGCGCCTGCTCTATGTCGTTTATTATATCGTCGGGATGCTCCACGCCTACCGAGATACGCACCATGCCTTCGCCAATGCCCATCACAGCTCTGTCAGCCGGAGAGATGTCGGAGTGGGTCATGGAAGCCGGGTGTTCAGCCAACGATTCTGTTCCGCCCAAGCTTACAGCCAGCTTTATCAGTTTCAGGTTGTTCAGGAAGGTAAAGGCTTCTTTTTCGCCACCTTTAATATCAAACGAGATCATGGAACCCGCAGACAGGCACTGCTTTTCGTAAATGGCCTGCTGGTGGGGGTTTTCCTGCAGGTCGCCTAAATAGTAAATGCGGTCTACTTTCGAATGATCTTTAAGGTACGCAGCTACAGTTTCAGCACCACGAGCCTGGCATTCCATTCTTATCTTCAAGGTCTCCAGCGAGCGCATCAGCATCCAGCCCGTCCACGGGCTAGCCATAGAGCCCATAAACGTACGCATGGCTTTTACCTGTTTCATCAGCTCTGCAGAACCTAAACAAGCTCCTGCGATCAGATCTGAGTGCCCACCAATATATTTTGTAGCCGAGTAAACCAGCAGATCAGCGCCGTGCTTTAACGGGTGACAGAACAGCGGGCCCAGGAAGGTATTGTCAACAGCAACTATAACTTTTCTGTCTTCCGTAGAATATTTCCTGGCTAGCGTTGCGCAGGCTTCAATGTCTACCAGGTGATTGGTCGGGTTGGCAGGTGTCTCGATATAGACCATGGCCAGTTTATCAGCCACACCAGAGGCAACCAGCAGTTCGTCTACCTCATGCGCCTCCATGTTAGCCCTGAAACCTATGCTTTGAATACCGAACTTCGGAAGGATGTTTTTGATGTAATAATCTGAACCGCCATAGATAGGCTCGCTGTGCAGGATAACGTCGCCGGGCTTTAGCAGAGCCAGCAGCATGGTGCTGATTGCGGCCATACCGCTCGCAAAAACGGCTGCAT
This genomic interval carries:
- a CDS encoding GyrI-like domain-containing protein, producing MSRKFLVAIGVIMAVMVGIYAYVGGFSEPKVLVTTSEPLLFAGQPFEGTIKDKAFGEAYQKAAKLVGEGKIQGVLGNIYYNNPEGKSDTVKAFIGVLIRDSTITLPEGYQLLHVPGGRKVVHSEINAHYMIAPGKLYTNLFAYAEANKLQLEDFYVEWFPEDRKAVVEVPLKE
- a CDS encoding ABC transporter ATP-binding protein, with amino-acid sequence MEDKPKNTGRVFDADVLKRLFEFVKPHVRIFYFIVFLTFASAILAAVRPFLIQYTVDNEILQGDWQGLNKMFVILGVLLVVHAIVQYLHTYFAGWLGQHVVRDIRIKLYRHILDLRLKFFDRTPIGTLVTRNVSDVETLSDVFSEGLAAMIGDILQLVFIVGFMFYIDWELALVSLSTFPIMLISTYIFKEKIKETFQEVRTAVARLNSFVQEHITGMSIVQIFNNEKREMEKFREINKEHTRANVRSVLYYSIYFPVAEIIGAAGLGLLVWYGAHGVINDETSLGTLMAFILYIQMFFRPIRMIADRFNTLQLGVVSTERLMKLLDSKEMIADNGTYTPEKIKGNVRFENVWFAYNDEEWVLRDISFNVKAGETVAFVGATGAGKTSIINLLNRFYEINKGHIIVDGHDIKEYDLSVLRHHIGVVLQDVFLFSGTIADNISLGNKTITEEQMWRAADLVGARKFIERLPGGLHYQVMERGATLSVGQRQLISFVRAMVYNPEIIILDEATSSVDSETEELIQYAIDQLMHGRTSIVIAHRLSTIQKADKIIVLDRGEIKEVGNHEELLRHNGYYAQLYQMQYKNMINI
- a CDS encoding putative Ig domain-containing protein, which gives rise to MQAPLHPETAIRILKSLVRLIAAHGAGKSFLIVFFLFTVTAAQASHFRYGNVSWRWVSGNTVEFKVSQSWRYTAFYAEKGQVVNPGDFFFGDGTATAIPLQVTAVSETDDWMYGEAIITKTYSSAGNYTAYFTGCCRVSSLKNNADGNWNLQTTVTIGNGNSAPVTTLPAIVNLPHSKANASFKMPVTDPDGDALTFRLANRQEMGGGNNPEGLSVNTTTGTISFNTIGKLAGDMYNAGITVTDSRGASVTTDFVVKITEQSTPPVFDYSVTPANQAVFQVSPGQNVNFIVRAHDADANDKVMLQATGVPAGAALNPALPATSNPVQSTFSWTPAATNLGVHVINFIAQDLKGVQTTTSVTIQVSYKPKFDVPPTPLAKSYTFVSPGQTIDFKVQASDPDITDKVQLVEIKGLPDGVAKLPTIAANPVNMQVTWTPEVKNWGVNAITVKARDTHNDEQVHSFNIVVNTPPVFTSAPTEYPLAAGYAYRYEIKAQDDDLNYGDRLEIFADQLPNWLTLVDNGNGNATLSGTPTIADEGEYTVKLIAEDKWHHNGGLAVQELYLKVTDASCGDNNEKVLVCHNGQTICVAKSKVQEHLDHGCYLGACDPLIPTEVVDEDIRLIAYPNPFSAATTLEFALPTAGNYKLELLDAKGQLATILQQGEGNKLEYFESEINTAALKPGIYFVRLITATQVQHVKVVKQ
- a CDS encoding cystathionine gamma-synthase family protein gives rise to the protein MQLEEDHRGPHLNGKHLRPESLMMSYGYNPEWSEMAVKAPIYQTSTFVFKNAEEGKAFFELAYGLRTKDAEEQMGLIYSRLNNPDLEILENRLRFWDGAQDAAVFASGMAAISTMLLALLKPGDVILHSEPIYGGSDYYIKNILPKFGIQSIGFRANMEAHEVDELLVASGVADKLAMVYIETPANPTNHLVDIEACATLARKYSTEDRKVIVAVDNTFLGPLFCHPLKHGADLLVYSATKYIGGHSDLIAGACLGSAELMKQVKAMRTFMGSMASPWTGWMLMRSLETLKIRMECQARGAETVAAYLKDHSKVDRIYYLGDLQENPHQQAIYEKQCLSAGSMISFDIKGGEKEAFTFLNNLKLIKLAVSLGGTESLAEHPASMTHSDISPADRAVMGIGEGMVRISVGVEHPDDIINDIEQALEKVPVSVSNYV